One window of Marinobacterium aestuarii genomic DNA carries:
- a CDS encoding imelysin family protein: protein MPFNRTLMSLSLACMLGSTQAQAAGTDTSVDSQAIVTHYADLALATYSDALTSARALHSAIEQLISTPSEQTLQTARSAWIAARVPYQQSEAFRFGNSIVDDWEGRVNAWPLDEGLIDYVATDSYGEESDENPFYSANIIANPILQIGGRTLDASTITPELLSTSLHEIDGVESNVATGYHAIEFLLWGQDLNGMTLGAGERPATDYDSSNCTGGNCDRRGDYLRAASALLVQDLEEMVGNWQASGAARSELTAKSVTDGLATITTGMGSLAYGELAGERTKLGLMLHDPEEEHDCFSDNTHWSHFYDAKGIQNVYLGKYSRIDGSLMQGPSLAALVASVDPELDKRLRQQLDQTQLAAQVMVDSAAAGEPYDVMIAPGNTAGGARIQAFVDSLIAQTRTTEEVIARLELGQVNVEGSDSLDNPAAVQAP from the coding sequence ATGCCATTCAATCGCACCCTGATGTCCCTTTCGCTGGCCTGCATGCTGGGCTCAACTCAGGCCCAGGCCGCCGGAACCGATACTTCCGTGGATTCACAGGCCATAGTGACGCACTATGCGGACCTGGCCCTGGCAACCTACAGCGACGCCCTGACAAGCGCCCGTGCCCTGCACAGCGCCATTGAACAGTTGATCAGCACGCCGAGCGAGCAGACGCTGCAGACAGCCCGCAGTGCCTGGATCGCGGCCCGTGTGCCCTATCAGCAATCCGAAGCCTTCCGCTTTGGCAACAGCATCGTCGATGACTGGGAAGGCCGCGTGAATGCCTGGCCGCTGGACGAGGGTCTGATCGACTACGTCGCCACGGACAGCTACGGCGAAGAATCGGACGAAAACCCCTTCTACAGCGCCAACATCATCGCCAATCCGATCCTGCAAATAGGCGGCCGTACCCTGGATGCCAGCACCATTACACCTGAGCTGCTGTCCACATCTCTGCATGAAATCGACGGCGTCGAATCCAACGTCGCCACCGGCTATCACGCCATCGAGTTTCTGCTCTGGGGCCAGGACCTGAACGGCATGACGCTGGGTGCCGGCGAGAGGCCCGCCACCGATTACGACAGCAGCAACTGCACCGGCGGCAACTGCGACCGGCGCGGCGACTATCTGCGTGCGGCCAGCGCATTGCTGGTGCAGGACCTGGAAGAAATGGTGGGCAACTGGCAGGCCAGTGGCGCCGCCCGCAGCGAACTGACGGCCAAGTCGGTGACCGACGGCCTGGCCACTATCACCACCGGCATGGGCAGCCTGGCCTACGGCGAACTGGCCGGCGAGCGCACCAAGCTGGGCCTGATGCTGCATGACCCGGAAGAAGAGCACGACTGCTTCTCGGACAACACCCACTGGTCGCACTTCTATGATGCCAAAGGCATCCAGAATGTTTACCTGGGCAAATACAGCCGTATCGACGGCAGCCTGATGCAAGGCCCCTCGCTGGCGGCACTGGTCGCCAGCGTCGACCCTGAACTGGACAAGCGCCTGCGCCAGCAGCTGGATCAGACCCAGCTGGCCGCCCAGGTGATGGTGGATTCCGCCGCAGCCGGCGAGCCCTATGATGTCATGATAGCGCCCGGCAATACCGCCGGCGGCGCCCGCATCCAGGCCTTTGTCGACTCCCTGATCGCCCAGACGCGCACCACCGAAGAAGTCATTGCCCGCCTCGAGCTGGGTCAGGTCAATGTTGAGGGCTCCGACAGCCTGGACAACCCGGCCGCCGTACAGGCCCCGTAA
- a CDS encoding di-heme-cytochrome C peroxidase, with amino-acid sequence MNKTRQAISTVALSICAALTCSLAVAAPAPVQLEQGWDAAARDEVHHLSFGSRILPYAWLLHLERADSTELLRSDGYLDSLGFIPTGASAANPDALPIGFSRTSDDNGDVWAGLTCAACHTGELSYQGQQVLIEGGAALINYSGLEQALVDAITATLGDAQKFSRFLAGVQPADTAVLRGQLEQRLGYLQQRQRTNASETPYGPGRLDAFGQIFNTVAVELLGLPANARPANAPVSFPFLWGASHLDLVQWNGSAPNQAPGPLVQNVTTALAVYGTADLKDYSGSAGYPSSVELVNLGTLQDHFYQLQAPRWPEALFGALDETRRQHGETLYSDNCLRCHALSDRAQPDRELRAILVPLAEIGTDATMARNFIDATAATGVLEGRDQMVLAGTSFGAEARTVDLVVHAAIGATLRHPLDAVRASLEGYHAVYSAQVSSNPEFYKARPLSGIWASAPYLHNGSVPNLHALLLPPEQRPASFGLGSRELDPVAVGYVDDAGGDRFDTRLAGNNNGGHVYGTGLNEEERMALIEYLKSL; translated from the coding sequence ATGAACAAGACAAGACAAGCGATTTCGACCGTCGCCCTCAGCATCTGCGCAGCCCTGACCTGCAGTCTTGCCGTGGCCGCCCCAGCGCCAGTGCAGCTTGAGCAGGGCTGGGACGCGGCGGCGCGCGACGAAGTGCATCACCTGAGCTTCGGCTCCCGCATCCTTCCCTACGCCTGGTTGCTGCACCTGGAGCGCGCCGACAGCACTGAGTTGCTGCGCAGCGACGGTTACCTCGACAGCCTGGGCTTCATCCCGACCGGGGCCAGTGCCGCCAACCCCGATGCGCTGCCGATCGGCTTCAGCCGCACCAGCGATGACAACGGCGACGTCTGGGCGGGTCTCACCTGCGCCGCCTGCCATACCGGTGAGCTGAGTTACCAGGGGCAGCAGGTGCTGATCGAGGGTGGCGCGGCGCTGATCAATTACAGCGGCCTGGAGCAGGCACTGGTCGATGCGATTACGGCCACCCTCGGCGACGCGCAGAAATTTTCCCGCTTCCTCGCTGGCGTACAGCCGGCCGACACCGCTGTGCTGCGGGGGCAGCTCGAGCAGCGCCTGGGCTACCTGCAGCAGCGCCAGCGAACCAATGCGTCCGAAACGCCCTATGGCCCGGGCCGGCTCGATGCCTTCGGGCAGATCTTCAATACGGTCGCTGTCGAGCTGCTTGGCCTGCCCGCCAACGCGCGGCCGGCAAATGCCCCGGTGAGTTTCCCCTTCCTCTGGGGTGCCTCGCACCTGGATCTGGTGCAGTGGAACGGTTCGGCGCCGAACCAGGCCCCGGGGCCCCTGGTGCAAAACGTCACCACTGCACTGGCCGTCTATGGCACTGCTGATCTGAAGGACTATTCGGGAAGCGCCGGCTACCCGAGTTCGGTTGAGCTGGTCAACCTCGGCACCCTGCAGGATCACTTCTACCAGCTGCAGGCGCCCCGCTGGCCGGAGGCACTGTTCGGCGCGCTGGATGAGACGCGGCGTCAGCACGGCGAGACGCTGTACAGCGACAACTGCCTGCGCTGTCATGCGCTCAGTGATCGTGCGCAGCCGGATCGCGAGCTGCGTGCGATCCTGGTGCCGCTGGCCGAGATCGGCACCGATGCCACCATGGCGCGCAACTTCATCGACGCCACCGCTGCCACCGGGGTGCTTGAAGGGCGCGACCAGATGGTGCTGGCTGGCACGTCCTTCGGCGCCGAGGCCCGCACCGTCGACCTGGTAGTTCACGCTGCCATCGGCGCTACGCTGCGCCACCCGCTGGATGCCGTCAGGGCGTCGCTCGAGGGTTATCACGCGGTCTACAGCGCGCAGGTCAGCAGCAACCCCGAATTCTACAAGGCCCGCCCGCTGAGTGGCATCTGGGCCTCGGCGCCCTATCTGCACAACGGTTCGGTTCCGAACCTGCACGCCCTGTTGCTGCCGCCTGAACAGCGACCTGCGAGCTTCGGGCTGGGCAGCCGCGAACTGGATCCGGTGGCGGTGGGTTATGTGGATGATGCCGGCGGCGACCGCTTCGATACCCGCCTTGCGGGTAACAACAATGGCGGCCATGTCTACGGCACCGGCCTGAATGAAGAAGAGCGTATGGCCCTGATCGAGTACCTGAAAAGCCTCTGA
- a CDS encoding di-heme-cytochrome C peroxidase: MTRRNTPGSLSLMARLWLLIGRLLKRLLLLALMLVLVALGGFAWYVLWPVQGMAPLESVDELVYLDQGWNSDDRQTYYYTPQGTFMPQGASLGAVRYDWFVHLRLPFSEQRLADPEYLRRYRFLVDPAPTPQNPDRLPVGFTRHFDTQIGEEVLDITCAACHSGQLHYNRGDKSYALRVDGGQAMHALTDSARGQFAPMLLASLAYTTVNPLKFDQFAQDVLGSRYPAGKAQLRSNLWTSLQHFLSDPQNNPFKHLYPVEEGYGRTDALGRIGNTVFGDHLIEQNLQVGSAPVSYPYLWNIWKFDWVQYNGSVAQPLARNIGEALGVGARLPLLSDTGAPLPASERFRSSVRVPDLVRIEGRLQQLRPPVWPESVFGPVDQGLATTGRELFVENCQGCHGPHEVSRARQQANAPLKPSSALEWRIEVVPLEHVGTDPAAAQGFLERHYDLSPTGLTDADLENTLRPLLYRQLVRGVRYRLREVIRLREQQALPVDGLPLILAGYPSETAEATIPQSTFDAIGRALAALPGALPRVPDAAAGAPDPLECDLDCQTVALLWHLDHGQPQADATLAALDVRRLSEGEALGVTGVLIKNRYYQDHGIGYEQQQCLEGFGTLDLPQQIAGYKPRPLAGVWATPPFLHNGSVPSIDQLLSPPEARDTRFLLGSRQYDPEHLGYLVVRADDASGEERGFWFDTSREGNGNGGHAFSADPALWARHQAAPDEYPLPSGVIGPLLSQHQRMALLEYLKIHRDSPTTPAGYRATDCGLMSGVL, translated from the coding sequence ATGACAAGAAGAAATACCCCTGGGTCGCTGAGTCTCATGGCCCGTCTCTGGCTGCTGATTGGCAGGCTACTGAAACGGCTGCTGCTGCTTGCCCTGATGCTGGTACTGGTGGCGCTGGGTGGCTTTGCCTGGTATGTGCTCTGGCCGGTACAGGGGATGGCACCGCTGGAGTCGGTTGATGAGCTGGTCTACCTCGACCAGGGCTGGAACAGCGACGATCGCCAGACCTACTACTACACGCCCCAGGGCACGTTCATGCCCCAGGGCGCGAGCCTTGGGGCGGTGCGCTACGATTGGTTTGTGCACCTGCGACTGCCCTTTTCCGAGCAGCGCTTGGCTGATCCCGAGTACCTGCGCCGCTATCGCTTTCTGGTGGACCCGGCGCCGACGCCGCAAAACCCCGACCGGCTGCCGGTCGGCTTCACCCGGCATTTCGATACGCAGATCGGCGAAGAGGTGCTCGATATCACCTGCGCGGCCTGTCACAGTGGCCAGCTGCACTACAACCGCGGCGACAAAAGCTACGCGCTGCGCGTCGATGGTGGTCAGGCAATGCATGCCCTGACCGACAGCGCCCGGGGGCAGTTTGCACCGATGCTGCTGGCGTCTCTGGCCTATACCACGGTCAATCCGCTCAAGTTCGACCAGTTCGCCCAGGATGTTCTGGGCAGCCGCTATCCGGCCGGCAAGGCGCAGCTGCGCAGCAATCTCTGGACGTCGCTGCAGCATTTCCTCAGTGATCCGCAGAACAATCCGTTCAAGCACCTGTATCCGGTCGAAGAAGGCTATGGCCGTACCGATGCGCTGGGACGGATCGGTAACACCGTCTTCGGCGACCACCTGATCGAGCAGAACCTGCAGGTCGGCTCGGCGCCGGTCAGCTACCCCTATCTCTGGAATATCTGGAAGTTCGACTGGGTACAGTACAACGGTTCAGTGGCGCAACCGCTGGCGCGCAACATCGGTGAGGCTCTGGGGGTCGGCGCCCGGTTACCGCTGTTGAGCGATACCGGTGCGCCCTTGCCGGCCAGCGAACGCTTTCGCAGCTCCGTCCGGGTGCCGGATCTGGTGCGGATCGAGGGGCGGCTGCAGCAACTACGCCCGCCGGTCTGGCCGGAATCGGTTTTCGGGCCTGTGGACCAGGGTCTGGCGACCACCGGGCGCGAGCTGTTCGTCGAGAACTGTCAGGGCTGCCACGGTCCCCACGAGGTGAGCCGCGCCCGCCAGCAGGCAAATGCGCCGCTCAAACCCTCGTCAGCGCTGGAATGGCGCATCGAGGTGGTCCCGCTTGAGCATGTAGGCACAGATCCGGCCGCTGCCCAGGGCTTCCTCGAACGCCACTATGACCTCAGCCCCACCGGCCTGACCGACGCCGATCTGGAAAACACGTTGCGGCCGCTGCTGTACCGCCAGCTGGTGCGTGGTGTCCGCTATCGCTTGCGTGAAGTGATCCGGTTGCGTGAACAGCAGGCGCTGCCGGTGGACGGGCTGCCGCTCATCCTCGCCGGCTATCCGTCCGAAACCGCTGAGGCGACAATTCCACAGTCGACCTTCGACGCCATCGGTCGGGCGCTGGCTGCACTGCCGGGCGCGCTGCCGCGGGTGCCCGACGCCGCGGCCGGCGCGCCGGACCCGCTGGAGTGCGACCTCGACTGCCAGACGGTGGCGCTGTTGTGGCATCTTGACCATGGTCAGCCCCAGGCTGACGCCACGCTTGCGGCGCTGGACGTTCGCCGCCTCAGCGAAGGCGAGGCGCTGGGCGTCACCGGTGTGCTGATCAAGAACCGTTATTATCAGGACCATGGCATCGGTTACGAACAGCAGCAGTGCCTCGAAGGCTTCGGCACCCTCGATCTGCCGCAGCAGATCGCGGGCTACAAGCCACGGCCGCTGGCCGGTGTCTGGGCCACGCCGCCCTTCCTGCACAACGGTTCGGTGCCGTCGATCGACCAGTTGCTGTCGCCGCCGGAAGCCCGCGACACACGCTTCCTGCTGGGGTCACGTCAGTACGACCCGGAACATCTGGGGTACCTGGTGGTTCGCGCCGATGACGCCAGCGGCGAGGAACGTGGTTTCTGGTTCGACACCTCGCGCGAGGGCAACGGCAATGGCGGCCATGCCTTTAGCGCCGATCCCGCGCTCTGGGCGCGCCACCAGGCGGCTCCGGACGAATATCCGCTGCCGTCCGGTGTCATCGGGCCCCTGCTCAGCCAGCATCAGAGGATGGCTCTGCTGGAGTACCTGAAGATCCATCGCGACAGCCCGACCACGCCGGCAGGCTACCGGGCGACCGACTGCGGCCTGATGAGTGGCGTGCTATGA
- a CDS encoding patatin-like phospholipase family protein codes for MNDLGSGDLASPEAPRYTRDFDAVQREERQWIRQRRRATGTVPDDAPVVGLALSGGGIRSATFNLGILQALSRRGLLPQVDYLSSVSGGGYIASSLSWLRSHFPLRQHRDVGAAPLAEGGGTVLDWLRAQGNYLINGRGFSGWTLGAAILAGSLLNLIVLLPLLLGLVALASTNWTERQWPTWLHLPGAKVIAGHDGFMLLFWAGPLCLGLYLATTLLFALSSAPVLERRLPMDRLRTLMGALLAAAVITTGIGLLPVFTGLEESVLHYFDHQGLAGLSRHLTYLGPLLIGALVVRAARASRVGSLAVVGVSLLCYGLLTLLYHLSAHTGLVGSAAFYGWLGLSLTLALVCNINSLSLHSYYRGRLAHAYLPEVAAAGSGEDPLHFRLADVRPDSGAALHLINCTLNTSSSRREKQRSRRGESLVLSPLYCGSAATGFRHCDDYLGGNLSLSTAFSISGAAVDPNTYVTSSRALSFLMTLLNLRLGYWARNPAAEGRRGWLPGWYRYMFRELTGRGLAETEAEIHLSDGGHFENLGLYELVRRRCRYIVVCDAGADPDGTLFDLGRAIQRVRADFGVEVELGIEALHHGDPAPGPACLPGRIRYADGSQGEVLYIKTALCANLSADIYAYWRANPSFPNQATADQFFDEMQFDSYRQLGLELMSGLLADGDDTFEALFARLQGTDIADKSVASVPASR; via the coding sequence ATGAACGATCTTGGCAGCGGCGACCTGGCGTCGCCCGAGGCGCCCCGTTATACCCGGGACTTCGACGCGGTGCAGCGTGAAGAGCGGCAATGGATCAGGCAGCGGCGCCGGGCCACCGGCACAGTGCCGGACGATGCGCCTGTGGTCGGCCTGGCGCTGTCGGGCGGCGGCATCCGTTCGGCGACCTTCAACCTCGGCATCCTGCAGGCGCTGTCCCGCCGTGGGCTGCTGCCCCAGGTCGACTATCTGTCGTCGGTGTCCGGCGGCGGCTATATCGCCTCCAGCCTGAGCTGGCTGCGCAGCCACTTTCCGCTACGACAGCATCGCGACGTCGGTGCTGCACCGCTGGCCGAGGGCGGAGGTACGGTGCTGGACTGGCTACGTGCCCAGGGCAATTATCTGATCAACGGCCGCGGTTTTTCCGGCTGGACCCTGGGCGCGGCGATCCTCGCCGGCTCGTTGCTGAACCTGATCGTGCTGCTGCCGCTGCTGCTCGGGCTGGTTGCCCTGGCCAGTACCAACTGGACCGAGCGCCAGTGGCCGACCTGGCTGCACCTGCCGGGCGCCAAGGTCATCGCGGGCCACGACGGTTTCATGCTGCTGTTCTGGGCAGGGCCGCTGTGCCTGGGGCTCTATCTGGCGACGACCTTGCTGTTTGCGCTCAGCTCGGCGCCGGTGCTCGAGCGGCGCTTGCCAATGGATCGTCTTCGTACCCTTATGGGGGCACTGCTGGCCGCGGCCGTTATCACTACCGGCATCGGCCTGCTGCCGGTGTTCACCGGGCTGGAAGAATCAGTGCTGCACTACTTCGACCACCAGGGACTTGCCGGGCTGAGCCGCCACCTGACCTACCTTGGGCCCTTGCTGATCGGGGCGCTGGTGGTAAGGGCTGCGCGGGCGAGCCGGGTGGGCTCCCTCGCGGTTGTCGGCGTCTCGCTGCTCTGTTATGGCCTGCTGACGCTGCTCTATCACCTCAGTGCGCACACGGGACTGGTCGGCTCCGCGGCATTTTACGGCTGGCTCGGCCTGTCGCTGACGCTGGCGCTGGTCTGCAATATCAACTCGCTGTCACTGCACAGCTATTATCGCGGCCGGCTCGCCCACGCCTACCTGCCGGAGGTCGCGGCAGCGGGCTCCGGGGAGGATCCGCTGCACTTTCGTCTTGCCGATGTCCGGCCCGACAGTGGTGCTGCATTGCACCTGATCAACTGCACGCTCAATACCAGCAGTTCGCGGCGCGAAAAACAGCGCAGCCGGCGCGGAGAGTCGCTGGTGCTGAGCCCGCTCTATTGTGGCTCGGCCGCGACCGGCTTTCGCCACTGCGATGATTATCTGGGTGGCAACCTGAGCCTGTCGACGGCCTTTTCGATTTCGGGCGCGGCGGTGGACCCCAACACCTACGTCACCAGCTCCCGGGCGCTGAGCTTCCTGATGACGCTGCTGAACCTGCGCCTCGGCTACTGGGCCCGCAATCCGGCTGCCGAAGGGCGCCGGGGCTGGCTGCCGGGCTGGTACCGTTACATGTTCCGGGAATTGACCGGCCGCGGCCTGGCGGAAACCGAGGCGGAGATCCACCTGTCCGACGGCGGCCACTTCGAAAACCTGGGGCTCTACGAACTGGTGCGTCGTCGCTGTCGCTATATCGTCGTCTGCGATGCCGGCGCGGATCCGGACGGCACCCTGTTCGATCTGGGCCGGGCGATCCAGCGGGTGCGGGCGGACTTCGGTGTCGAAGTCGAACTGGGCATCGAGGCGTTGCACCACGGCGATCCAGCGCCGGGCCCTGCCTGCCTTCCCGGCCGTATCCGCTATGCCGACGGCTCGCAGGGCGAGGTCCTGTATATCAAGACCGCGCTGTGCGCGAACCTGAGTGCCGACATCTACGCCTACTGGCGGGCCAACCCGAGTTTTCCGAACCAGGCCACGGCCGACCAGTTCTTCGACGAAATGCAGTTCGACAGCTACCGTCAGCTCGGACTGGAACTGATGTCCGGCCTGCTGGCCGACGGGGACGATACCTTCGAGGCGCTGTTTGCCCGGCTGCAAGGTACTGATATTGCCGACAAATCGGTAGCGTCGGTGCCGGCAAGTCGCTAG